A stretch of Caenibius tardaugens NBRC 16725 DNA encodes these proteins:
- a CDS encoding DUF2218 domain-containing protein yields MTTIVAHVPTANGGKYVRQLCKHWSHKLEIALDGDRGVVRFPSAVATMTGDPQGIRIELSADDAETAERMKGVIESHLDRFAFREAPLAYEWTAGA; encoded by the coding sequence ATGACGACCATTGTCGCCCATGTGCCCACCGCCAATGGCGGAAAGTACGTGCGCCAGTTGTGCAAGCATTGGTCGCACAAGCTCGAGATCGCGTTGGATGGCGACCGGGGCGTGGTGCGCTTCCCCAGCGCCGTGGCAACGATGACGGGCGACCCGCAGGGCATTCGCATCGAACTGTCCGCCGACGACGCGGAAACGGCCGAACGGATGAAAGGCGTGATCGAAAGCCATCTGGATCGCTTTGCTTTCCGCGAGGCGCCGCTGGCTTACGAGTGGACTGCTGGCGCCTGA
- a CDS encoding PadR family transcriptional regulator: MRSGSHHRGMRGAGRNKGESFDGSHEEVGFGGGRRGRGGHAGHGGRRRRLFDSAELQLLLLSLAGEQPAHGYELIRGIEARSNGGYSPSPGVVYPALTFMEEAGLLEAVQDGARKNYRATEEGKAHIAANADAVAHVQARLTSLAQVRERTDGAPIRRAMQNLKTAIFDRLSQDQVDRETILRVAGFIDDAARNIERIDV; the protein is encoded by the coding sequence TTGAGATCAGGATCACACCATCGTGGTATGCGCGGCGCAGGCCGCAACAAGGGCGAATCCTTCGACGGTTCGCATGAAGAAGTCGGATTTGGCGGTGGACGCCGTGGTCGTGGCGGCCATGCAGGCCATGGCGGACGCCGGCGGCGGCTGTTCGATTCCGCGGAATTGCAATTGCTTCTGCTCAGTCTTGCCGGGGAACAGCCCGCGCATGGCTATGAATTGATACGCGGCATCGAGGCGCGCTCCAATGGCGGTTATTCGCCCAGTCCGGGCGTGGTCTATCCTGCGCTGACATTCATGGAAGAAGCCGGGCTGCTCGAAGCCGTGCAGGATGGGGCCCGCAAAAACTATCGCGCCACAGAAGAAGGCAAAGCGCATATCGCGGCCAATGCCGATGCCGTGGCGCATGTGCAGGCGCGGCTCACCTCGCTGGCGCAAGTGCGCGAACGCACCGATGGGGCGCCCATTCGCCGGGCGATGCAGAACCTCAAGACCGCGATTTTCGACCGCCTGTCGCAAGATCAGGTCGACCGCGAAACCATTTTGCGCGTTGCCGGGTTCATCGACGATGCGGCGCGTAACATAGAAAGGATCGATGTATGA
- a CDS encoding ATP-dependent DNA helicase encodes MACSATPLPLPALHASHGGCWLRHADGETRAIGKGEAIVAAADTPLLLLNAPLIATRLGYPDLSGLDLLELFAFVHPARFCVPTPKGLAFALGLQPPASDDAVPALLQSAAAELLAHCEDSAWPEREGAWSVLQSLGRLRWPWAPVIAPHIAQPDRAERWLFSRLPEWDEAPERPQPAQVTLSAEDIDAQLAALTGRDAEVRPGQQDYARQAAHAFAPRQRPGAPHLLLAQAGTGTGKTLGYLAPASLWAERSGGTIWVSTYTKNLQRQLRQESRRVWQDGAPDAAPQANQRVVVRKGRENYLCLLNLEDALQGGFGGRAAIMAQLVARWAAYTQDGDMIGGDLPGWLGTLFRQRGIKALTDQRGECVYAGCPHYRKCFIERSARASAQADLVIANHALVMVNAARGRDHAQRPTRIIFDEGHHVFEAADSTFAAALTGAEAIELRRWVIGPERGSKGRRRGLAARLADVSSYDEQGARAIVAAREAAEALPADGWLQRLHDNAPSGPLESLLGAVRSVTYARDESGGQEAGYGLETEAAQLDGNFVELAGQAQAALADLRHPLMKLTGRLEALLEEPPDWLDGQGRARIEGARHSLGWRIDLIAAWEALLNRLGGPADPDFVDWLAVDRSEAREFDMGIHRRWLDPMKPFARVVLEPAHGVMLTSATLTDRSGHDEDDWQNAVARSGAPHIEASPRLCAAESPFDYAAQAEVLIVTDIKKGDIPALAGAYARLIEAAQGGVLGLFTAIRRLRAVHGRIADRLARAGLPLYAQHVDPIDTGTLVDIFRDDPHASLLGTDALRDGVDVPGHSLRCVVMEQVPWPKPSILHRARRAVNGGSSHDDRIIRARLAQGFGRLIRTKDDHGHFVVLSAAFPSRLLSAFPKGTPVIRLTLDEALQRIAAGVCSSDDLRTATAQKATGVQAARDEG; translated from the coding sequence ATGGCTTGTTCCGCCACCCCTCTTCCCCTTCCCGCGCTGCATGCCAGCCATGGCGGCTGCTGGCTGCGCCATGCCGATGGGGAAACCCGCGCCATCGGCAAAGGTGAGGCCATCGTTGCCGCCGCCGACACACCGCTCCTGCTGCTTAACGCCCCGCTCATCGCCACGCGGCTCGGCTATCCCGACCTGTCGGGCCTCGATCTGCTGGAACTGTTTGCGTTCGTTCACCCCGCCCGTTTCTGTGTGCCCACGCCGAAAGGACTGGCCTTTGCGCTGGGGCTGCAACCACCCGCCAGCGACGATGCGGTGCCCGCCCTGCTGCAAAGCGCGGCGGCCGAACTGCTGGCGCATTGTGAAGACAGCGCGTGGCCCGAACGCGAAGGCGCGTGGAGCGTGCTGCAATCGCTCGGCCGTCTGCGCTGGCCCTGGGCGCCGGTGATCGCCCCGCATATTGCGCAGCCTGATCGTGCCGAACGCTGGCTATTCTCGCGCCTGCCCGAATGGGACGAAGCCCCCGAACGCCCGCAGCCCGCACAAGTCACGCTGTCTGCCGAAGACATCGATGCACAGCTCGCCGCGCTGACCGGGCGCGATGCGGAAGTGCGCCCTGGGCAGCAGGACTACGCCCGACAGGCGGCGCATGCCTTTGCCCCTCGTCAGCGTCCGGGTGCGCCGCATCTGCTGCTGGCCCAGGCAGGCACAGGCACCGGCAAGACGCTGGGATATCTCGCACCGGCGTCGCTCTGGGCAGAACGATCCGGGGGGACGATCTGGGTCTCCACTTATACCAAGAACCTGCAACGCCAGCTGCGCCAGGAAAGCCGCCGGGTGTGGCAGGACGGTGCGCCCGACGCCGCACCGCAGGCAAACCAGCGGGTGGTGGTTCGCAAAGGGCGCGAAAACTACCTGTGCCTGCTCAATCTGGAAGATGCGCTGCAAGGCGGGTTCGGCGGGCGCGCCGCCATCATGGCCCAACTGGTCGCGCGCTGGGCGGCCTACACGCAAGACGGTGACATGATCGGCGGCGATCTTCCGGGCTGGCTTGGCACACTGTTCCGCCAGCGCGGGATCAAGGCCCTGACCGATCAGCGCGGCGAATGCGTCTATGCCGGTTGTCCGCATTACCGCAAATGCTTCATCGAACGTTCGGCGCGGGCATCGGCACAGGCCGATCTGGTGATTGCCAATCATGCGCTGGTCATGGTCAACGCAGCGCGTGGCCGGGATCATGCGCAACGCCCCACCCGTATCATCTTCGATGAAGGCCACCACGTTTTCGAAGCGGCGGATTCGACCTTTGCCGCCGCGCTGACCGGGGCCGAAGCGATCGAACTGCGGCGCTGGGTCATAGGCCCGGAACGCGGTTCGAAAGGGCGACGACGCGGACTGGCTGCGCGTCTGGCGGATGTCTCGTCCTATGACGAACAGGGCGCCCGGGCGATTGTGGCCGCACGCGAGGCGGCGGAAGCCCTGCCCGCCGATGGGTGGTTGCAACGCCTGCATGACAACGCCCCGTCCGGCCCGCTGGAAAGCCTGCTGGGGGCCGTGCGTTCCGTAACTTATGCCCGCGATGAAAGCGGCGGACAGGAAGCGGGCTACGGCCTGGAAACCGAAGCGGCGCAGCTCGACGGGAACTTTGTCGAGCTGGCCGGGCAGGCTCAGGCTGCTTTGGCCGATCTGCGCCACCCCTTGATGAAGCTCACAGGCAGGCTGGAAGCTTTACTGGAAGAGCCGCCTGACTGGCTCGATGGACAAGGGCGCGCCCGGATCGAAGGCGCGCGTCATTCGCTCGGCTGGCGGATCGATCTTATCGCCGCATGGGAGGCGCTGCTGAACCGGCTGGGCGGCCCCGCCGATCCCGATTTCGTGGACTGGCTGGCGGTCGACCGTTCGGAAGCGCGCGAATTCGACATGGGCATCCATCGCCGCTGGCTCGATCCTATGAAACCGTTTGCGCGTGTCGTGCTCGAACCGGCGCATGGGGTGATGCTGACCAGTGCCACACTGACCGATCGCAGCGGGCATGACGAGGATGATTGGCAAAATGCCGTGGCCCGATCGGGCGCACCGCATATCGAGGCATCGCCCCGCCTGTGTGCGGCGGAAAGCCCGTTCGACTATGCTGCTCAGGCCGAAGTGCTGATCGTCACCGATATCAAAAAGGGGGATATTCCCGCTCTGGCGGGGGCTTATGCTCGCCTGATCGAGGCGGCTCAGGGCGGCGTTCTGGGGCTGTTTACCGCGATCCGACGCCTGCGCGCAGTGCATGGGCGCATTGCCGACCGGCTCGCACGGGCTGGCCTGCCGCTCTACGCGCAACATGTCGATCCCATCGACACAGGCACGCTTGTGGATATTTTTCGGGACGATCCCCATGCCTCGCTGCTGGGCACCGATGCCCTCCGCGATGGCGTGGACGTGCCCGGCCATTCGCTCCGTTGCGTGGTCATGGAACAAGTCCCCTGGCCCAAACCATCGATCCTGCACCGCGCACGACGCGCAGTGAACGGTGGTTCTTCGCACGACGACCGGATCATTCGCGCCCGTCTGGCCCAGGGTTTCGGTCGCCTGATCCGCACCAAGGACGATCACGGGCATTTCGTGGTTTTGTCAGCTGCATTTCCCAGTCGCCTGCTGTCCGCTTTTCCAAAGGGGACACCTGTCATCAGATTGACGCTGGATGAGGCTTTACAACGGATCGCTGCCGGTGTTTGCTCGAGCGACGATTTACGAACGGCCACGGCGCAGAAGGCAACCGGCGTGCAGGCCGCGCGGGACGAAGGGTGA
- a CDS encoding SixA phosphatase family protein: MKRLGLLRHAKSSWEDTDLRDFDRGLNARGRKGAVLMGRHIAKFGVDWDVLFASPAQRVRQTLESALEFIGRDSPLIWDERLYLASAPVMLDVLRHAEPDADNILLVGHNPGLQDMLFELVPDHAQDRKFDEAVRKFPTAAFAVLELDIDAWRDIDSGCGKLVHFARPRDFDTTLGPETELY; encoded by the coding sequence GTGAAACGGCTCGGGCTTTTAAGACATGCAAAGTCCTCGTGGGAGGACACGGACCTTCGTGATTTCGACCGCGGGCTGAATGCGCGCGGCCGCAAGGGGGCGGTGCTGATGGGCCGCCACATTGCAAAATTCGGGGTCGACTGGGACGTGCTTTTCGCAAGCCCTGCCCAACGCGTGCGCCAGACTTTGGAAAGCGCGCTGGAATTTATCGGGCGCGACAGCCCCCTTATCTGGGATGAACGCCTTTATCTGGCCAGCGCACCGGTCATGCTGGACGTCTTGCGCCATGCCGAACCCGATGCCGACAATATCCTGCTGGTCGGGCACAATCCCGGCTTGCAGGACATGCTGTTCGAACTCGTTCCCGATCATGCACAGGATCGCAAATTTGACGAGGCAGTGCGCAAATTTCCGACAGCGGCATTCGCCGTACTCGAACTGGATATCGACGCATGGCGCGATATCGACAGTGGCTGTGGCAAACTGGTCCATTTCGCCCGGCCGCGTGATTTTGACACCACGCTCGGCCCTGAAACCGAACTCTACTAG
- a CDS encoding MerR family transcriptional regulator, with translation MTDLLDLRFADGKDAGALRTIGEVAKALDIAPHVLRYWEQQFPMLKPVKRSGGRRYYRAQDITLIETIDRLVNREGYTLKGAKKALTGGAVEEIAPMELSAADLLPRLRALRTQLANALEA, from the coding sequence ATGACCGATCTCCTCGACCTGCGCTTTGCCGATGGCAAAGATGCAGGTGCGTTGCGGACTATTGGTGAAGTGGCAAAAGCGCTGGACATTGCGCCGCATGTCCTGCGCTACTGGGAACAGCAGTTTCCCATGCTCAAGCCAGTAAAACGCAGCGGGGGGCGACGGTACTATCGGGCGCAGGATATCACGCTCATTGAAACGATCGACCGTCTGGTCAATCGTGAAGGCTATACGCTCAAAGGCGCGAAAAAGGCGCTGACCGGCGGGGCGGTTGAAGAGATCGCTCCCATGGAATTATCGGCAGCCGATCTGCTGCCGCGCCTGCGTGCCTTGCGCACCCAACTGGCAAACGCTCTGGAAGCCTGA
- a CDS encoding integration host factor subunit alpha — protein sequence MMRSVGTLTRADLAEAINRKVGLSRAESLALVESILDRMSGAMTDGENVKISGFGTFILRDKNERVGRNPKTGIEVPITPRRVLTFRASQILKDRILTA from the coding sequence ATGATGCGTTCGGTGGGCACGCTCACTCGCGCTGATTTGGCAGAGGCGATTAATCGCAAGGTCGGCCTGTCGCGCGCGGAGTCTCTCGCTCTGGTCGAGTCTATTCTCGATCGTATGAGTGGTGCCATGACAGATGGCGAGAATGTGAAGATATCGGGCTTTGGTACGTTTATCTTGCGGGACAAGAACGAACGTGTCGGGCGCAATCCGAAAACCGGGATCGAGGTGCCAATTACGCCGCGCCGGGTCCTGACTTTCCGCGCAAGCCAGATTCTGAAGGACAGGATTCTGACGGCATGA